A part of Penaeus vannamei isolate JL-2024 chromosome 1, ASM4276789v1, whole genome shotgun sequence genomic DNA contains:
- the RpS2 gene encoding small ribosomal subunit protein uS5: MADSGAGRGGFRGGFGTRGRGRGPRGRGRGRGRGRGKESDKEWVPITKLGRLVKDGKIRTLEEIYLFSLPIKEFEIIDFFLGPQLKDEVLKIMPVQKQTRAGQRTRFKAFVAIGDYNGHIGLGVKCSKEVATAIRGAIILAKLSIVPVRRGYWGNKIGKPHTVPCKVTGKCGSVMVRLIPAPRGTGLVAASVPKKLLNMAGIEDCYTSARGQTATLGNFAKAAYAAIAKTYAYLTPDLWKETVFTKSPYQEFTDYLAKNHKVSSEQRQEMKLY, translated from the exons ATGGCAGACTCCGGTGCTGGCCGTGGAGGATTCAGAGGGGGTTTTGGTacccgtgggcgtgggcgtggtccACGTGGTCGTGGCCGTGGACGCGGACGCGGCCGTGGCAAGGAGAGTGACAAGGAGTGGGTGCCCATCACCAAGCTCGGCCGCCTTGTCAAGGATGGCAAGATCAGGACACTGGAAGagatctacctcttctctctgccCATCAAG GAGTTTGAGATCATTGACTTCTTCCTGGGACCCCAGTTGAAGGATGAAGTGCTCAAGATCATGCCTGTCCAGAAGCAGACCCGTGCCGGTCAGCGCACCAGGTTCAAG GCCTTTGTTGCCATCGGTGACTACAATGGCCACATTGGTCTTGGTGTAAAGTGCAGCAAGGAAGTGGCCACTGCTATCCGTGGTGCTATTATTCTTGCCAAGCTCTCGATCGTGCCAGTCAGGAGGGGCTACTGGGGTAACAAGATCGGTAAACCCCATACTGTTCCATGCAAG GTAACTGGCAAGTGTGGGTCTGTAATGGTGCGTCTCATTCCTGCTCCCCGTGGTACTGGCCTCGTAGCTGCCTCTGTACCCAAGAAGCTGTTGAACATGGCGGGTATTGAGGATTGCTACACCAGTGCCCGTGGACAGACTGCCACTCTCGGTAACTTTGCCAAGGCTGCATATGCTGCCATTGCCAAGACATATGCTTACCTTACACCAGATCTCTGGAAGGAGACCGTCTTCACCAAGTCTCCATACCAGGAGTTCACTGACTACCTTGCTAAGAACCACAAGGTCAGCTCTGAGCAGCGACAGGAAATGAAGCTCTATTAA